The following are encoded together in the Poseidonibacter lekithochrous genome:
- the prfB gene encoding peptide chain release factor 2, whose translation MDAYEYTELLKLLNTKLNNIKDILKPDELDSRLKEIEALEADQDFWNDVANATKIGIEKNRLLSKLSKFNKANDALSGTNELFELANEEKDDDTFEMLHDEANELEDLIKSTEISVMLSNPDDASSAIVSIHPGAGGTESQDWAAMLYRMYLRWAERQNFKIELLDYQPGEEAGIKDVSFIIKGENAYGYLKAENGIHRLVRISPFDSNAKRHTSFASVMVSPEVDDNIDIVIEDKDIRIDTYRASGAGGQHVNKTESAIRITHIETNIVVQCQNDRSQHKNKASALKMLKSRLYEFELEKQLAEKNGVEKSEIGWGHQIRSYVMQPYQQVKDTRSNIGYSNVEAILDGDITKVIEDVLIATSV comes from the coding sequence GTGGATGCATATGAATATACAGAATTATTAAAATTACTAAATACAAAACTTAATAATATTAAAGACATTTTAAAACCAGATGAACTTGATTCAAGACTAAAAGAGATTGAAGCACTTGAAGCAGATCAAGACTTCTGGAATGATGTAGCAAATGCCACTAAAATTGGTATTGAAAAAAATAGATTATTATCAAAACTAAGTAAATTTAATAAAGCCAACGATGCCCTTTCTGGTACAAATGAACTTTTTGAATTAGCTAATGAAGAAAAAGATGATGATACTTTTGAAATGCTTCATGATGAAGCTAATGAATTAGAAGATTTAATTAAATCTACTGAAATATCAGTAATGTTATCAAATCCAGATGATGCTTCAAGTGCAATTGTTTCTATTCATCCAGGTGCTGGTGGAACAGAATCACAAGATTGGGCAGCAATGCTTTATAGAATGTATTTAAGATGGGCTGAAAGGCAAAACTTTAAAATTGAGTTACTAGACTACCAACCAGGTGAAGAAGCTGGTATTAAAGATGTATCGTTCATAATTAAAGGTGAAAATGCCTATGGTTATTTAAAAGCAGAAAATGGTATTCATAGACTTGTTAGAATCTCACCCTTTGATTCTAATGCAAAAAGGCATACATCTTTTGCCTCAGTAATGGTATCTCCTGAAGTTGATGATAATATTGATATTGTTATTGAAGATAAAGATATTAGAATTGATACATATAGAGCAAGTGGTGCTGGAGGACAACATGTTAATAAAACTGAGTCAGCTATTAGAATTACTCATATAGAAACAAATATAGTAGTACAATGTCAAAATGATAGGTCACAACATAAAAATAAAGCAAGTGCTTTAAAAATGTTAAAATCTAGACTTTATGAATTTGAATTAGAAAAACAACTAGCAGAAAAAAATGGTGTAGAAAAAAGTGAAATTGGATGGGGACATCAAATCAGATCTTACGTTATGCAACCATATCAACAAGTTAAAGATACAAGATCAAATATTGGTTATTCCAATGTTGAAGCTATATTAGACGGAGATATTACAAAAGTAATAGAAGACGTTTTAATTGCAACTTCTGTTTAG
- a CDS encoding c-type cytochrome — translation MKLIKPLTITLLVTTSIFAQSTMCFKENHNSMATIESTKLDGGECKSTYSLLEMKEKGYSVEDIKITTSNNGKYNFIYILKDSVSNSNFSNTSNQNSTFNQKDLENRIIKRMEEKKKKEIEEKKIREIISLKKEGKEIYTQKCQSCHGVNGEKSAYNVATPLRDMSIDDMSHAIGRYTNSHEFGYGYNIIMRPIAANTTETALRKIKAYLDSINKK, via the coding sequence ATGAAACTTATAAAACCACTTACAATTACACTTTTAGTTACAACATCAATATTTGCGCAAAGTACAATGTGTTTCAAAGAAAACCATAATTCAATGGCCACAATAGAATCCACAAAGCTTGATGGAGGAGAATGTAAAAGTACTTATTCTTTATTAGAAATGAAAGAAAAAGGATATAGTGTTGAAGATATTAAAATCACTACATCAAATAATGGAAAATATAATTTCATTTATATTCTAAAAGATTCTGTATCAAATTCTAATTTTTCAAATACATCTAACCAGAATTCAACTTTTAATCAAAAAGATTTAGAGAATAGAATTATAAAAAGAATGGAAGAAAAAAAGAAAAAAGAAATAGAAGAGAAAAAGATAAGAGAAATTATTTCCTTGAAAAAAGAAGGTAAAGAGATATATACTCAAAAATGTCAATCATGCCATGGAGTAAATGGAGAAAAATCTGCTTATAATGTAGCCACTCCATTAAGGGATATGTCAATTGATGATATGAGTCATGCAATTGGAAGATATACTAATAGTCATGAATTTGGTTATGGTTATAATATAATAATGAGACCAATTGCAGCTAATACAACAGAAACTGCTTTAAGAAAAATTAAAGCATACTTAGATTCTATTAATAAAAAATAA
- a CDS encoding porin: MKKIAKLSLVTAVAVAGLTNVNAASLEEAIKGVDVSGQFRFRFQEKNVDGETTGASTNNETNSDVEVEIGVKVPVNDKVTAVFKIDNAGNHKDNSPSGKGDVEIEDYYFSYADGALTVNAGQQNIPGRLTDGAQGDGMVALYNLGAATVGAAAFANHNVDLSAISYNGSQAVYSVIAMGNVGPVSLLGQYATVEDTVDTFGIKADASIEMIKAGIEYTESELDSKTGVAAASLDDRSTLKAYVSGKAGIVSAKLTYAQTGDNGSGAIDSQANSDGLESASEFLLWNLGSSNRADLELFALDASVALTDKVSLRAAYAAGEQGKAAGKDVEEILGQVTYKMSKNLTSYVRYAEYDSNATSDNADGQRGRVEVKYSF; the protein is encoded by the coding sequence ATGAAAAAAATCGCAAAATTAAGTTTAGTAACAGCAGTAGCAGTAGCAGGATTAACAAACGTTAATGCAGCATCTTTAGAAGAAGCAATCAAAGGTGTTGATGTTTCTGGTCAATTCAGATTCAGATTCCAAGAAAAAAACGTTGATGGTGAAACTACTGGAGCAAGTACAAATAACGAAACTAACTCTGACGTAGAAGTTGAAATTGGTGTTAAAGTACCTGTTAATGATAAAGTTACTGCAGTATTCAAAATTGATAATGCTGGTAATCATAAAGACAACTCACCATCTGGTAAAGGTGACGTAGAAATTGAAGATTACTACTTCTCTTATGCTGATGGAGCATTAACTGTTAATGCTGGTCAACAAAATATCCCTGGAAGATTAACTGATGGTGCTCAAGGTGACGGTATGGTTGCATTATACAACTTAGGTGCTGCAACTGTTGGTGCTGCTGCATTTGCTAACCACAATGTTGATTTATCTGCTATCTCTTACAATGGTTCACAAGCAGTTTACTCTGTAATTGCTATGGGTAACGTTGGTCCTGTATCATTATTAGGTCAATACGCAACTGTTGAAGATACTGTTGATACTTTTGGTATCAAAGCTGATGCATCAATTGAAATGATTAAAGCCGGTATTGAATATACTGAATCTGAGTTAGATTCAAAAACTGGTGTAGCTGCAGCTTCATTAGATGATAGAAGTACATTAAAAGCTTACGTATCTGGTAAAGCTGGAATTGTTTCTGCTAAATTAACATATGCACAAACTGGTGATAATGGTTCAGGTGCAATTGATAGCCAGGCTAACTCTGATGGGTTAGAATCAGCTTCTGAATTCTTATTATGGAACTTAGGTTCATCTAATAGAGCTGACTTAGAATTATTTGCTTTAGATGCATCTGTTGCATTAACTGATAAAGTTTCTTTAAGAGCTGCTTATGCTGCTGGTGAGCAAGGTAAAGCTGCTGGTAAAGATGTAGAAGAAATTTTAGGTCAAGTTACTTACAAAATGTCTAAAAACTTAACTTCATACGTAAGATATGCTGAGTATGATTCAAATGCTACTTCTGACAACGCTGATGGTCAAAGAGGTAGAGTTGAAGTTAAATACTCTTTCTAA
- a CDS encoding dihydroneopterin aldolase: MKKKLTIEINDLTFKCIIGILDFERIKKQRVIINISFNYQYTKNYFIDYSEVSELVKSIMKNKKFELLEDAILYIEKKLYKLYKINKLSIKISKPDILKDCIVTLSN, from the coding sequence ATGAAAAAAAAACTAACAATAGAAATAAATGATTTAACTTTCAAATGCATAATAGGAATATTAGATTTTGAAAGAATTAAAAAACAAAGAGTTATTATTAATATCTCTTTTAACTACCAATATACAAAAAACTACTTTATTGATTACTCTGAAGTATCAGAACTAGTAAAATCTATCATGAAAAACAAAAAATTTGAACTTTTAGAAGATGCAATTTTATATATTGAGAAAAAACTATACAAATTGTATAAAATAAATAAATTAAGTATTAAAATATCTAAGCCTGATATCCTAAAAGACTGTATTGTAACACTCTCAAATTAA
- the plsY gene encoding glycerol-3-phosphate 1-O-acyltransferase PlsY, with protein MDFFTNPNILFYIAAYLIGSIPFGLLLAKTFAGVDIKSAGSKSIGATNVLRVVKETNPSLAKKLGAATVILDALKGTLVILFAMSMGMSESTLWAIAVLAVLGHCYSIYLGLEGGKGVATGLGVYIAIVPIPTLIGAAVWIICAKVLKISSVSSLLGLTAVVVSAVLMYDGLNIGSNAPLYIIAFIIFYKHIPNIIRVIKGEEKRVI; from the coding sequence ATGGATTTTTTTACAAACCCAAATATACTATTTTACATTGCAGCATACCTAATTGGTTCAATACCATTTGGACTTTTATTAGCAAAAACTTTTGCAGGTGTTGATATTAAAAGTGCAGGAAGTAAATCAATTGGTGCAACAAATGTTTTAAGAGTTGTAAAAGAAACAAATCCATCATTAGCGAAAAAACTTGGAGCTGCAACTGTTATTCTTGATGCACTAAAAGGTACATTAGTAATACTATTTGCAATGAGCATGGGAATGAGTGAATCAACATTATGGGCAATAGCTGTACTTGCTGTACTAGGTCATTGTTATTCAATCTACTTAGGACTTGAAGGTGGTAAAGGTGTTGCTACTGGACTAGGTGTTTATATTGCAATAGTTCCAATTCCTACACTTATAGGTGCTGCTGTGTGGATTATATGTGCTAAAGTACTTAAAATCTCTTCAGTTTCGTCTCTACTTGGATTAACAGCTGTAGTTGTAAGTGCAGTATTAATGTATGATGGATTAAACATTGGATCTAATGCACCATTATATATTATTGCTTTTATTATATTCTATAAACATATTCCAAATATTATTAGAGTTATAAAAGGAGAAGAGAAAAGAGTTATCTAA
- the nadA gene encoding quinolinate synthase NadA — MNLKEEIIRLKEELDVTLVAHFYQRDEVFELADITGDSLELAKRAKATDSEFIVFCGVGFMGESVKVLSPQKRVLMPKIACCAMARMIDEGYYEENLKLINDAGIANEDILPITYINSSARVKARVGEMGGMVCTSSNAYKIIEKGLKSGKKIFFVPDRCLGQNFAKSLNLKSAIVGDGTDLKEADIICYNGFCSVHQLFTVEDIEFYREKYEDILIAVHPECDPAICDKADFVGSTSQLIEFIKELPEDQKVAVGTEFNMVNRLRTKNTYILSSTKPECPTMNETTLEDVYNTLKSIKDDKIIKETEIFIDEDTAKYAKLALERMFEV; from the coding sequence TTGAATTTAAAAGAAGAGATAATAAGACTAAAAGAAGAGTTAGACGTTACGTTAGTAGCGCATTTTTATCAAAGAGATGAAGTATTTGAATTAGCTGATATTACAGGTGATTCTCTTGAATTAGCAAAAAGAGCTAAGGCTACGGATTCTGAATTTATTGTATTTTGTGGAGTTGGTTTTATGGGAGAGAGTGTTAAAGTACTTTCACCCCAAAAAAGAGTTCTTATGCCAAAAATTGCATGTTGTGCAATGGCTAGGATGATTGATGAAGGTTATTATGAAGAGAACCTAAAATTAATCAATGATGCTGGAATTGCAAATGAAGATATTCTTCCAATTACATACATTAATTCAAGTGCTAGAGTAAAAGCTAGAGTTGGAGAAATGGGTGGAATGGTATGTACATCATCTAATGCATACAAAATCATTGAAAAAGGCTTAAAGTCTGGGAAAAAGATATTCTTTGTTCCGGATAGATGTTTAGGTCAGAATTTTGCTAAATCTCTTAATTTAAAATCTGCAATTGTAGGTGATGGAACTGACTTAAAAGAAGCAGATATTATTTGTTATAACGGTTTTTGTTCTGTTCATCAACTATTTACAGTTGAAGATATAGAATTTTATAGAGAGAAATACGAAGATATTTTAATTGCTGTTCATCCAGAGTGTGATCCAGCTATTTGTGATAAAGCAGATTTTGTTGGATCTACTTCTCAATTAATTGAATTTATAAAAGAATTACCAGAGGATCAAAAAGTTGCTGTTGGTACTGAGTTTAATATGGTAAATAGATTAAGAACAAAGAATACTTATATTTTATCTTCAACAAAACCAGAATGTCCAACAATGAATGAAACGACATTAGAAGATGTATACAATACATTAAAATCAATAAAAGATGATAAGATCATAAAAGAAACAGAGATTTTTATTGACGAAGATACCGCTAAATATGCTAAATTAGCCCTAGAAAGGATGTTTGAAGTATGA
- the nadC gene encoding carboxylating nicotinate-nucleotide diphosphorylase codes for MINIKKFVKNAIIEDNGRGDLFFDVAPKGRFTARAISKSDGIVAGIQYAKVLARTEKFDCKFLKRDGDPIKAGEVIAELEGKASILLSSERTFLNLLQHASGIATMANEYAKLMEGTGVVLLDTRKTRPQLRDFEKYASRVGGAINHRLGLDDCLMLKDTHLRTIKNLKEFIKKARKRISWVTKIEIECETFSQVEEAMEAGADIIMCDNMTPEQIKDVVKFRDENFSHILLEASGNINLDTIRSYADSGVDAISSGSIIHQATWLDFSMKFD; via the coding sequence ATGATTAATATTAAGAAATTCGTAAAGAATGCAATTATTGAGGATAATGGTAGAGGGGATTTATTTTTTGATGTAGCCCCTAAAGGTAGATTTACTGCACGTGCAATCTCAAAATCAGATGGTATTGTTGCTGGAATTCAATATGCAAAAGTATTAGCTAGAACTGAAAAGTTTGATTGTAAATTCCTTAAAAGAGATGGAGATCCTATTAAAGCTGGTGAAGTTATTGCTGAACTTGAAGGTAAGGCTTCAATTTTATTATCAAGTGAGCGAACATTCTTAAACCTTTTACAACATGCATCTGGCATTGCTACTATGGCAAATGAATATGCAAAACTAATGGAAGGTACAGGTGTTGTTTTATTAGATACAAGAAAAACAAGACCACAATTAAGAGATTTTGAAAAATATGCTTCAAGAGTAGGTGGAGCAATTAACCATAGACTTGGTCTTGATGATTGTTTAATGCTTAAAGATACTCACTTAAGAACTATCAAAAACTTAAAAGAATTTATTAAAAAAGCAAGAAAAAGAATCTCTTGGGTTACAAAAATCGAAATTGAATGTGAAACTTTCTCTCAAGTAGAAGAAGCTATGGAAGCTGGTGCTGATATTATTATGTGTGATAATATGACACCGGAACAAATAAAAGATGTTGTTAAATTCAGAGATGAGAATTTCTCTCATATTTTATTAGAAGCTAGTGGAAATATTAACCTAGATACAATTAGATCTTATGCTGATTCTGGTGTTGATGCAATTAGTAGTGGTAGTATAATACATCAAGCAACTTGGCTTGATTTCTCAATGAAGTTCGACTAG
- a CDS encoding DHH family phosphoesterase, with product MKKDFIVSNKIDMSAYTKALELIEKSRYILIITHVNPDPDTISSALALSNLFFENKIKHKVYNISSDLPQNLDFIERFDKITDQLPKFFDLAISVDCGTYKRLGFTLDPSIPLINFDHHKSNNDFGDINIVDPMKSSTAEIVYDFFKHNGLYITKNSATALYVGIYDDSLAFSLGRCDELTFDKVNFLVQCGASPSGIANKLLRRDSLAKYRIIPKVLDSLELFKEGDIASIYAQTAWFEQTGAHNRDCEDALDMIMSMAIVKVAFFVRIVSGISRVSIRSKGEVDVSKIAAVFNGGGHFNSAGCTIDTKDIEEAKQLILKEIFEFYK from the coding sequence TTGAAAAAAGATTTTATAGTTAGTAATAAAATAGATATGTCAGCATATACAAAGGCCTTAGAGCTTATTGAAAAAAGTAGATATATTCTAATAATTACTCATGTAAATCCAGATCCAGATACTATCTCTTCAGCTTTAGCTTTATCAAATCTGTTTTTTGAGAATAAAATTAAACATAAAGTCTATAATATAAGTTCTGACTTACCTCAAAACTTAGACTTTATAGAAAGATTTGACAAGATAACAGATCAATTACCAAAGTTTTTTGATTTAGCAATTTCAGTTGATTGTGGTACATATAAAAGATTAGGTTTTACACTTGATCCCTCAATTCCCTTAATCAACTTTGATCATCATAAATCAAATAATGACTTTGGAGATATAAATATAGTAGATCCAATGAAAAGTTCAACAGCAGAAATAGTATATGACTTTTTTAAACACAATGGTTTATATATTACTAAAAATTCTGCAACAGCATTATATGTTGGTATTTATGATGATTCATTAGCATTTTCATTGGGAAGATGTGATGAATTAACATTTGATAAAGTTAACTTTTTAGTTCAATGTGGAGCAAGTCCTTCTGGAATTGCTAATAAATTACTAAGAAGAGACTCATTAGCTAAATATAGAATTATACCTAAGGTATTAGATAGTTTAGAATTATTTAAAGAAGGTGATATTGCCAGTATTTATGCTCAAACTGCATGGTTTGAACAAACTGGTGCACACAATAGAGATTGTGAAGATGCCTTAGATATGATTATGAGTATGGCAATAGTGAAAGTTGCATTTTTTGTACGAATTGTTTCTGGAATATCAAGAGTTTCTATTAGATCAAAGGGTGAAGTTGATGTGTCAAAAATCGCTGCTGTTTTTAATGGTGGTGGACATTTTAACTCTGCTGGATGTACAATTGATACAAAAGATATTGAAGAAGCCAAACAATTAATATTAAAGGAAATTTTTGAGTTTTACAAGTAG